ATTCCACTGGCATCATGGCGGTCAATAATGTTCATGTTACGTAGATCGTCATCCGTAAGGGCCAAGAGTTGTCGGCCTTCAATGCCATTCTTTCTAAAGTGCGGTCGATATctgaaataaatgtttacacttTAGAAATATTATGGTGATTGTTTGTACATCCATATAGTAGCGTAGTAGCATATAAACTGGTTTTTTTCCAAAgctataatacatttttttaagtgAAATGAGTGTGTCTGCTAGAACTGTTTCATTAAGTAAAATTACTTTTACTACGCATGACTTTCTTCAGTTTATTAAAGAACAAACCTAACTAATGAAGGTGAAATCAAACTAAAAGATCTACAATCAATCACAAGCAAAAATAGTTTTGTTAGCAATATTACTTTAGATAATGTCTTTCTGGGTGGCTTTCTCACAATATTGTAAGCGCTtgaaccactggcggatccaggggggggggggcggtaggggcgatcgcccccccccccccccactcggccgacctccccccttcgggggggggggcggacgaattatagtatagaattcacacaatttgtatgcgaaattattacttattttaataatatatattaattatttatatttcaacctatttttagattatttcgccccccccccttctagtattttggccgatttggtagggtcgggagggaacgatggcatcaatccgcccccccccccaccataaactttcgagtggggggggcggtcctatttatttgtagaaatcacagcttgctaacagaatcaattaaatatctatatgattaaaacttgttattggtattttaaccggtctttatataatttcgttcacctgttggccgattggaaggggaagagcgaatacctccactgcccttcccatctaaacccttcgagtgggggggggggcggtcctacttttatggagaaatcatggtatgtgaacaaaattagtcaaatatctatataatataaacaggtggaagtgcgatacatgcaatccccttccccccatcaaACAAATcagttctttttctttttgtgttatagtaagaaattacaaaatttaaaaaaatctatcactaatataatttatatatgctataaagttaattcttatatcgagtccctcaacccctattctttaatgcaaaatgcaatcaacagcagaaattataaaaaggagcgagaattaatcgttttcattttatcgCCATTCCCCTTTCcggacagagtttgtgtaatttgacatgaatttatcataactattttaagaaagactttttcaaacgaaatttttcaatataagtcacggttgagatgagttcaaaagccagataatcttttcctagtccactttttccaacctttactctatctcatatttttctagttaaataaatttaggactataactcacaatttatgctagaattttattgaatattattaatcgaatattttttttttcggcggcgatcctcaaaacattaatctaaatatgtggggtatctaatcttttcaaagaacaaatcggtttcatttgcaatgtattaagggactataaattcatattagaatatttttctcattattcaaaaggtcctttataatagaatgaataatgagctgtaggtcaggagaatgcgttactgcagtgaagaatgccagaaaacgcttttagcgtcgaggcttcgccccgaacctcactgatgaataataagctgtagatgtcaggagaatgcgtttctgcagtgaagaatgcaagaaaacacttttgggtACGGGGCGAagcactaataaataatgagctgtagatgtcaggagaatgcgtttctgcagtgagaaatgcaagaaaactcttttggcgtcggggcatcgccccgaacaccactaataagtaatgagctgtagatgtcaggagaatgcgtttcagccgtgaaaatgcttcgccccgaaccccattgataaataatgagctgtagatgtcagaagaatgcgtttatgcagagaaaaatgcaagaaaacgcttttgggcgtcggggcttctccccgaaccccactgaaaaagcttacagcgctctcccacacccccaagcttgcaagagaaagactgtttttttttctgtttttttcgccgaagattgagaaacagtcttattttattctcatatatatatatatatatatatatatatatatatatatatatatatatatatatatatatatatatatatatatatatatatatatatatatatatatatatatatgctgtacgcacgtttatgcacagggttagggtttactgggcgttagggttagggtttggaaaaaaatcgccccccccccccccactccaaagttctggatccgccagtggcttGAACTGTCACCATGATGGTACCGCGGTCTTCCTAACTCAAATGTACAATACACGCTCTATCAAATAATAGACATGATTCCCGTAaaatatagtaaaataaaaatatctgcAACTCAGCCTACTCTGTATAAATTAAATCACTTCCAATAACTCTACCAAGTAGCCCATTTCACGTACCAATGAGTCTCTAGTTGTCCAACGTACCTACCAAATCCAGTGTCAACCAACCAATCCTCTACAGTCTGGGAGTCCCATGAGTAGCAGACAGGCACAGAGAATGGCGGCTCAAACAACATCATCCCACATGCCGGGTCGTTGTCGGCCCTGTAGACTGGTTTAAAGTGGTCCCCTACATAAGCCATGACGTACACCTGCCGATGAAACCTTATTTAATCAAAGACGTTACTGGTACTGGAATGAATGAAAGAATTCCCGGAAGAGACTGTCTCATGTTTATATAGTAGCGTAAGACAAAATGATGTATCTCATAGTGATAAATATTTAAGATCGCCgtttagctttttaaaattacactaGTTATTATAACCACATCCACAAAGTAAATCAAATTTGTTAAGACTACCAACATTTCCTGAATAAATCTAAATAttcataatgaaaatattactttactaatcaagatctataatcagtgattcccaaagtggtctatatagacccctaggggtctacgaagacttccaaggggtctacgaaagtgaaaaatattattgggggtctatgagatgtccacgggggtctacgataatagatttcatttaatcaggtcgtgactttaacgtttacatcccattaatgtaattctttcatacattaatatatgatttgtaccttaattaatcatttaaatatgtatcctgctattcaaacaaaaaattgtatataatttctatacttttttttaaatagcttaatttattcatatgtaactaatgtctaacaaaaagaaatatgggTTGTACAgcaatgattatttaaaattgggattcatttctTCCTTAATAAACAAGCGGTCGCcattttatgacgatatgactgggggatcatctgagacaatgccaccctgtcaaaatagatacagatttgaaaaactttcgaacattCCAAGTTAATAATAGACctacaaaatctctcttcgacatcatatagagaagatgatggtttgtgagagtcttacaatatctctttacttataacaaaatacggaaaacacaaAAGGTAAAACTAGTAATTTTACCAGCTGTTGTAgttgtaaaaactgttttacacaaacctacatctgatgttattaaaagaatttcattaAACAACAATACAGCTCAAGGGCTCATTGGTGGCatgaattataaaattaaaagcttcttatgtattCTTTGCTAATGACATATATATAGTTTTGGATCAGCGGCGTCACAGGCTTTGACAGGGTAAACGtggtgtgctgcaaactgcataaAGGTCGATAGCTCCATATTTTTCCTGAGGGTTAACCCAAgaagctttcccatgtttgggtttaactgcaaggcagcagaggtttgaattcagtttttcaTCAACTAGGTAGGTGGCAAGCCATGGCTAATGAGCCATTCCTGCTTGAAGcgtactggtttaggcgccagttactcactTTTGCTCTTTCTCCTGTTAGTAAAAATAGTTCCATGGaaccaatatttgagccagacgtgaaagatcaagagaTACACTGGAGACTACTCTTTgcaaaaacttttacaatgatacttaagccaaatcaattgattaattaatatttaatgtttgaatgtctactttatagaacaacaaattcctatatgaaacataatatccatagcaacggatgcatatcctaaaaaaacaacaacacatttccaGCGTGGTTAGTGGTTCCTGCAgtacatattaattgttattttaaatggtttaaatttgaattttatcaatagaAATAATAGATCTCTATACATTTATTGTAGCTTTAAACTCACTACAGTTACAAatacgttttttaaaaatggcaatgaatttgcaaaaaattGCAAGTCATGCAAGGGGTCTAAAGAAAACTAGAAAACGTGGCAATGGGTCTACAAGAcaaaacagtttgggaaccactgatccaTATCTATAttcagaatctagatctagatatagctcgaaaactaaatttaaacttaagaagttaagtatttttaaagttctaatttttttcataattagAATCTCTCGAGATATGACATCTAGAATACATACGTAACAGTGTGGATATGACATCTAGACTACATACGTAACAGTGTGGATATGACATCTAGAATACATACGTAACAGTGTGGATCTCAAGGAGACCAGTGGACTAGATATCACAAGACACAGATGTTCCTAAAAGTGAATCCACTTCCACTGTAGCTCAAGAAGACAAGGCGTGCTGTTCCACTGCTTGCGGGAGAATAAACCATTGCAACTTCCGTTCAACAATCATGCATTGTGGTTTTACATGTAGTGCTTTGCACAACGCTTTGGTTTTAGAGATCTGTACTAAgtgttttgaattgtttattTGGCAattttcacaaataaaaaaaaatctccattttatgttttgttttttgaattTCAAGATCTGGTTTACTTtcattatttaaacaataagacACAATaagattgaaacaaaaaaagaagagaaagtgattTGGAGAAATGTGGATAGGATTTAAGGAAAACTAATGAAATAACATTGAGAGAATTACAATCGGAAGATTGGAGAAATTGGGAACTAAATAGACTAaacaaatacttataaaaaaacaaagggaAACAGCTTCTCAACtactgccatatatctcaatatttcATGATTGTtatccctttttctatataaaaaaaataattaattaattaccactaactTATAAACTAATTGGAtgatattttttgtattgattcagaCGTTgtctatatataattaattgtgcacagtttccacttgatccgagatttgggaagtaggagaaacaacgttaaaaaaaaaaagtacaggcAGACGGATCcgtaacaatgtcaaggacgccatattgaaagattGCAGTTGCaaactaaattataaaaatcttaTGTCATcttatactagcctgacattacccgcggcctgcgggtctaagtttgtgtttactaatctagtggattggatttagatgtatgttaaacgtagctaatgatccttttaagttttttctctttcgctacgaaaataaaattatttttgcgaaaatgggtttacccgaagccgatacatacatctatattataaagtagaatgtgaggggtatgtatgtatgtatgttacttatagacatcaaaaccgcttgaccaatcttgataaaactaggcaggaatgttccttgggtaccaacttagaccgtagtgtgtatgtatgttacttatagacatcaaaaccgcttgaccaatcttgataaaactaggcaggaatgttccttgggtaccaacttagaccgtagtgtatgtattgtagccctaaaacaaacttaagaccctcaaaaaaaataaagttgtccgactctattacagctatagtattttatggatctaggccatgtctacaattgtttactttataatcccatccctagatctaaaactctaattcaactctaagatgataacacttctcttcgcacagatagttttatactttaacacattaacatattaagttaagtccattcatttcatattttgatcaaataaacattcaaatttggttttctaaagctacattcgtttacgaaagctgcgaagccgagttgagataggcctagatctatattcattcatgaatcgcgtattataaagtagaatgtgaggggtatgtatgtatgtatgtatgtatgttacttatagacatcaaaaccgcttgaccaatcttgataaaactaggcaggaatgttccttgggtaccaacttagaccgtagtgtgtatgtatgttacttatagacatcaaaaccgcttgaccaatcttgataaaactaggcaggaatgttccttgggtaccaacttagaccgtagtgtatgtattgtagccctaaaacaaacttaagaccctcaaaaaaaataaagttgtccgactctattacagctataacAATTTGACAGAGTTACAAAGTTCACAGAATCAAGTTGACTCCATGTGATACCCaccaaatatctttaaattgtatttgacaGAGTTACAAAGTTCACAGAATCAAGTTGACTCCATGTGATACATAGGTTGACAACACTTCTTATGTTGGATACACACATCAAATGCTTTTAGAGTTATCCACCATGGATGGATGGGGTGCTGTGCAAATATAGATATGAAACTTTCTGAAGAGATGAGAATTTTATTTTGGCGATTACTGGCATAGAAAAATAATCCACTGAAATCAGGCTTGCCTATGAAAGAGATAACTGGAGCGCTCTCTCGTAAGTTGCaggatagggttagggttagagacTCAATGAAAACAAAGGCGACcataaattatcttattttaaaagaatatacCCTCggcagacaacggctttgtctgcattacaTATGACAAAATATGCAGATGACAAGTGGGTTTCTGTAGTTATGACAGCAGTCATCCCataggaaataacttcatgtaacttgaaaacatgtatatctattgtattcggatttccgaattctgaaaaattgaaaaattgcatgatcttcagtcttagagattaaacaaaactcctaggcataaataaagtacacagaaatgcaagtcacaaattttcgtttcataaaactctattatcggccagtctatatttatttatgtctatgagtcatccttaatcttcggaatcgaagacattgcaattttttaaaaattcagaacCCTTCTATTAAAGTTCATATTGCTGTCAATTAAGTGGGAATGCCCATGTTTGTTTTATACTTTGCGAAatctcaaaaaaatattaagtcaGTGAGGTGATACGTCACTTCCGCCCAATATGGCCATACATCGAAccttcaacaaaaacaaaatcacaagACAAGATGAATAACCAGTTTGTTACCAACCCAACAGAGCAATCTCTCGTCTGCAGAAGAGGACAGTTTCCTGCAGGAAGTCGATTGATAGAAGACCTTCAACAAAAACATCGAATGAATATGTAATTATCTCTTTTCCTTTGAGTGAGCTTCAAGGCCAAGGTTCTAGGATCGTCCTAGTCCTAGCtaataatctaaatctaatcctaTAGTCTAGACCTAGACCATATTTTATTGGCTAATGTAATGTGTACatgtattgaaaaaaatgtgaaatgtgGTCACTATAAAGATAAGACAAGCCTCctggatatagatctagccgCATCTACATCTATCTAAGCGTCTACTGACTCGAACGAATTAATTCCTCATTTTTAGCTATCTTTTCTTGTTCGGGTGTTTGTAGACTATTTCATAAAAGTGTTTACATCTATTGGCTTGCAGCTGTCTATGTGACAATTTGTAACTCTAAAGGCTTACAAAGAAACTAACGTTGATTGAAAGATTGAGATTAAATTGATACCAAAGAATTCATtcttcaacaaaaagaaaaaggggggggggagaaagaatggggtatctgggtgatcgtttttcaaatgtatttataaaaagaaagtgagtgacctgaattcgaaccgTAGAGCTAAGGCCACCTCACCCCCGTCAATCCAATACtgtaaccactgtgccagggcgTTACTaatgaaaataggttttatagttatttacaaaACCTTTCTatctacaaacaataaaggggactaattcaactttatcagtcaagtacaattttttattcccttgttcgagatatcaaacaaaataattaaataccaatagttaattaatgaATTGTGTTGGCAGGTACAAAATAATCGTgttaaatttcagcttgattcgagattgggtgtgggagaactttttaccaggcagaGTGAGTCTCGACTgtcgatataagctttttaataatatattgtgtcctgtctatataaatatatatatatatatgcatagtGGCTGTGAAAATTAATAATggatattttaagaaaaaatttagatttatatctgGTGAATAGAGTGTTGAATTCCTTAAGTGAAATTGAATGATGGGTGGGACTGAAACGCCGCAAAGCAGAATTAGCTCAATATACTACTGttcaaataaatagatttaagcAACAGTTTTTACAGTTGTAAGTTTACTTCTATAGGCAAAGTgtttgtgacgtcacaaagcCTTTTTAGGACGACGGATAGTAAGCAGaaaattttcaaatttattaatacatttgttttataaaatctagatcaagtTTAACTGCAATGACATTCTCCTCACAGGAAGAATGACGAGAGAAATCTGGCCTGGTGGAGAAGTCCGGACATCTTAGAGTACGATTCCATAAATATGTTTAATTGCGCACCTGATGCTCTGAGTTTTGACAAGTCACAAACATCATGCATTGATTGGTCGAAAATGCAAGTAGCTGATTGGTTGATTCAAAATGGCTATGAAAGGTAAAATATCTACCtgctgaaacaaacaaaaaacaacaacaacaacaaaacaaaaaacgtaAAGCTCAAGCGATGCTCAATATTGTGGTCATAAGTAGCTAAGACTTAATTTATGGTACTTTTGGAAGAGTTTTTACTATCAAAATAATGCAGAAACCTATAcattcaattgtttttgttttattttaaatactacATCTTCCGAAAGCATACACTATTGACATATAGATTTGTATAGAAAATGACTTTTCACAGGTATCGGAAAATGTTTAACAATTTAAACATAGATGGTAAAAAGTTGGCTCAGTTGGACGCTAATGATATGCGTCGTATGGGGGTCAGATCTTGGGCGGACTGCCAGGGACTTGCTCAAGCTGTCCAGGTGTACACACGCAGGTATGTAATGAGTGCTTTGGATGTAGCTAACATGACAGTTAAGGTAGTTAGATGAGAATAAGAAAGTAAAGTGCGCTAACCACGCCATTACTCAGTAAGTCACACTCTAAGGCAGTGACTCTCTCACATTGATGTGGCGGTACATAGTAGGAATACGTGGGGGCTCGACAGGTGGAACCGAGTGTGGcgaaaactgttttttttcctcatgaGTCGTGACCTTCACAATAAACAAATGTGATTAAAAGATCTAATTTTTGGAGGATGCTGGGGTCGATGAAGAGCTGATCTCCCAGTCCTTGTCACCAGACGAAATCGTTAGCTAACGGTCCCACAGTCTAAATAAAGTGAGTCAGATGGCATAATGAAACAAGTTTTTACTTTCTTATAACTTCTTAAGTTACAATATGAAGCATGTCAAACCAGAattgagaaaaacattttttccattgttttttttttgtgtaaagcTGTGTTAGAACAttgaaacagaaaaacaaagaagCTCTCTGTATTCCACCTCCACACAATGTGAAGTGTAGACTTCATTGGAAACAGAATGTTTGCCAACAATTTAACTATTAATGTACTTTGAGCAGTCTATGTTATTTTATAGGCTCTGAAAAACGTCACTCCACTCCAGTGTCTAGAACTGGAAGCTTCAGAGCGTTGCATACATATTTTGTCAAAGTACTAAATTCGAACCAATCTTATCAGTGGGATCAAAAGTGTAGACAGCGACTTTTCATATTGCTGCATTTCTTAAATATTGTATGAAATCGATAGCTTATGAATTTTTGACCAGGTCCTTGGAGTTTGCTCAGTGGCAaaactcccccctccccttttgttgttttaaacatcGAGGCACGCACACACTCGTACACTCaatagcacacacacacttatgaACATCGATTTTTGTGTCCACTCCATGATACTACGTCTTGCAATGAAAGCAGTTTGACCCGGAAGTAGGGATGTGCGGATCCACAAACAGGCCCATGTTTGATTTCCCATTAGTTGGTCTTGGCGTACGTATCGAAACTTGATTGATTATCAACCGATGTATTGATAAACTAATACATGCTTTATTAATGCGTGGGGCTAGCGCATCTCATGAAAGGGACTCGTATTAAGGAGTTCTTTATTTAGACAAGCGAAACGATATCATTGACATTTTATATTCTAAAAGAGACACTAAAAACATGACGTCAACCATTTTCAAGACTCTAGTATAGATTTTCTGGCTAAAGATGACAAGTTAGAATACTGACTTTTTGTAACCAAGTAACTTTGTAACAAGGCTCTGAATGGGTACTAAGTACAGTTACAGGGGAGATCAACTATCGTTCtgacatgtaaaacaaaacaaaacgactTAATAGAAGGTCAAGTTGTACTCGTGAAACTAAAACCACAAACCCACTTACACTTTTGATGAagacgaaaaaaacaacaccataCTTTCGATAGTCTCAGACCACCCGTGAAATAGCGTCATTCGACTCACAAAAAGTGTCGTAACCCAtagattgagaaccgctgctcaaGGACATCTTATCTCATTTCTGTAACCCAtagattgagaaccgctgctcaaGGACATCTTATCTCATTTCTGTAACCCATaaattgagaaccgctgctcaaGGACATCTTATCTCATTTCTGTAACCCAtagattgagaaccgctgctcaaGGATATCTTATCTCATTTCTGTAGCCCAtagattgagaaccgctgctcaaGGACATCTTATCTCTTTTCTGTAACCCAtagattgagaaccgctgctcaaGGACATCTTATCTCATTTCTTTAATATTTGTTCCTGCTCGATTGTGTCTGTAACAAGCAGAAAGTGTTTTCTAAGAAGGTCTCTGCAATGAAAACATTAGAACTCCTGTTGGCAGTGAAAATCGTATCAGTATTTGGTAAATGGTGGGCCTACTGTCTTCAGAAATCGCCTTTcaaatgaaaattatattttcataGACAACTTTGACCTTATGACACTAGATGCTACCAAAGTGTTTGTCAAATATTATAAGACCAAAGTACTTATCCATTCAGATTTgaaaattgaaaattatttttttagacgAAGTTGCGCCGATGTTATTGTTAGTACCTTCATATTCACTTATCCCTTAGCGTGTtcaaccgttggggcaccacacatgatctgtcgaccgtcttactccattcctctctgtcttctcGCTTGAAGAGAATCCTGTCCACTCATTGATggtgtcctcccatcgctttgaCTGCTTCTTCAGCTCGTCACTTTTCTTTGAGAACTTTGTGCCATGGCcaagtttgcgttttttgacagtggtcaaCGGGTTATCATGAGGCTCAATCGCTAAAGTGATCCAGTGGTGAATCTCCTTATTtatgtgatgcggtctttgtaggaTTGTCCTAGAGCACCTCAATGCCATTGCTCGAATCCTCCTCTCCAAGTTAGAAGTTAGAATCCGAGATTCTCAAGTAataatgtggccatgaccagggagagTATCAGCCAGATTGTTAGTTctgagggctatgcctttgtctatCCAGATTggtagtaacaaaaaaaaaataatataagaaataatgaaaatgatttaaaaataacaagaaaaacattttaaaacattttttaaaaagacaatatctccattaaacaacttaaaataaataaatattaaaaaaaaataaaaataataataataataataaaagaaacataAGCTGACAATCGAACTCGTGCAAATGACACCGTCAGCTTCTTGTACTATTCTACCAATGAAGCCAGAAGGCTTAAattggtctaaaaaaaaaaagtaattatttaatGGTACCTTTATAACACATAACTGATTTAGAAGTtttaagatctagactagttctagatgtacttctagatttagaatctagacgtaatctagattagatttaagttaaaatataagCCAAGCTTAGTTCATCTGTCAATAACATTGAAGCCAAtgtaaatataataaacaactcagttatcgGCAAACTTCGCGGCTGACTACGTCATGTTTCCTTTTACTCCAATTGATTGCCAAATATtctaacggtcaaactagagttttgtCCGGGTGGCCAACGAGATggtcattcttttctcagcgatatacatcagctgttaaatttctagaaaaatcgtcagagccgtttttgagatcagcgtccaggttCCTCCCTCCATAGAGTTATGACTTGAAAAgagattttgtaaaaattaatagaaTTACAAGTTCAATTATATTTAATCATTCAATTATGTCTGTTTGAGCAGAGAAATCTCTATCCACTGGTTTGACATTTTCGTAACGCTGTTTCGCATATACTTTTTCAATGTAATTCTATGCTTACTTAATCTAATATTTTGAATGACTTTAGGAGGACTCTCAATCCAGAGGACTATCAGAACAAGATTTACCCTTATTATCCAGAGCTGTACGTGGATGAGCAGATAACTCCAACAGATTTCCAGCAGCAGCAGAGTATCCCTCCAAAACAAAAGACAATGTTCAGAACTATTTACAAAGCCTCGGGagacaatttttatttctacgATAAAAGGAACTAATCATTCGTGGAAACAGATTACTCTTTATTGTCTCCCTTTATAAAGGTTGTGGAAACAGTTCAATGGTTCTGGTCTCAGTATTTCTAAAAAccaaaaccaaaataaaatattttttgaagacATCTTGGAaggtacaaataaaactgttatGTAATGCATACGTTTATTTGAGCGACTTTGTATAGGCTTATTCAGTAAAATCTTCTTATGTGAATATCAtatcatatataaataaatttacataggcctactgtttgTTTTATCTGGGGATTTGGTAAAAAATCTAAAGGCAGAAAAATCTTCATTTTAGGGTAAGAATTAAGGTTTCGGGTTATTTTCAGCCTTAGCGCTTTATTGGAATAAACGCTTGCACCCCACATCGATGTGTTCCTATTGTAATCTATTGTATCGTTTTATATAGACATAATGAAAATCAAATGTATAAATTCCAGGTGAATATCCAATAGTTTTAAAGCAAATAGTTTAGCA
The DNA window shown above is from Biomphalaria glabrata chromosome 5, xgBioGlab47.1, whole genome shotgun sequence and carries:
- the LOC106061167 gene encoding uncharacterized protein LOC106061167, with product MNNQFVTNPTEQSLVCRRGQFPAGSRLIEDLQQKHRMNMKNDERNLAWWRSPDILEYDSINMFNCAPDALSFDKSQTSCIDWSKMQVADWLIQNGYERYRKMFNNLNIDGKKLAQLDANDMRRMGVRSWADCQGLAQAVQVYTRRRTLNPEDYQNKIYPYYPELYVDEQITPTDFQQQQSIPPKQKTMFRTIYKASGDNFYFYDKRN
- the LOC106061174 gene encoding uncharacterized protein LOC106061174 isoform X3; this encodes MAYVGDHFKPVYRADNDPACGMMLFEPPFSVPVCYSWDSQTVEDWLVDTGFGRYRPHFRKNGIEGRQLLALTDDDLRNMNIIDRHDASGIMGNIQMVRQTYRHMHPEELPGLPYNYYRALYFGDQPPVPRRGEISYSTPSVNSTLTVRRLQSVAGEDKFGWFHRNRPTPLI
- the LOC106061174 gene encoding uncharacterized protein LOC106061174 isoform X2, with amino-acid sequence MSYPHCYVYVMAYVGDHFKPVYRADNDPACGMMLFEPPFSVPVCYSWDSQTVEDWLVDTGFGRYRPHFRKNGIEGRQLLALTDDDLRNMNIIDRHDASGIMGNIQMVRQTYRHMHPEELPGLPYNYYRALYFGDQPPVPRRGEISYSTPSVNSTLTVRRLQSVAGEDKFGWFHRNRPTPLI